The following DNA comes from Janthinobacterium sp. TB1-E2.
TACGCCTTCAATAGCCATGGCTTATTCCCAGTCAAGGGCACCTTTCTTCCAAATGTACCAAAATCCGACCACGAATTCAGCGATGAACACCATCATCGTGACGAAACCGGCCCAGCCCAGGTCGCGCATTGCAACGCCCCATGGGAAAAAGAATGCCGTTTCCAGATCGAACAAAATAAACAGGATTGCGACCAGATAGTAGCGCACATCAAATTTCATGCGCGCGTCTTCGAATGCTTCAAAACCACATTCGTACGGGGAGAGTTTTGCTGCGTCAGGCTTGTTAGGGCCTAACAGGCGCCCCAGGAGCTGGGGAGCGATACCGACACCAAGGCCGATAATAATGAACAGCAGGACGGGGAAGTAATTTTCGAGGTTCACGATTGATGAGCTTATATTGAACGATCGGTTAAATGAGGACGCTGCGATCATTTGCAGCGTATCTAACGCACGACCCCAATCAAAGCTAAGACCAGGATCGAACGACACATCCTCGTAAAAAAAGCCAGCAACTTTGTACGAGCCATGGCTCGTGCGCCGTTGCTGGCTTCTGATTTCTGGTGCCGACGACGAGACTCGAACTCGTACAGCTTTCGCCACTACCCCCTCAAGATAGCGTGTCTACCAATTTCACCACGTCGGCGGTAAGGCCCGTATTCTACTCTGCTTTGCCGCTAAAGTTAATGCACAAATGCATCAAAACACAGATAAAAACGATAAATTTTTACATCTTCCAGCGCGCCACGATTTTTTCCTGCCGCGCTGCTGAAACATTGAGCAATAATCTGCCCGTAATGAGAATTACTCTCGATGAGGTATCGAGTTACTACTCAGTAAATACTAAATTACTTCGGAATCGCGCCTGCCGGGGTGCTGGCAACCGGTGCCGCCGCCGCTGGAGCGCTGGCAGCCGGAGCTGCAGCAGGCACCGTCGTCGGGATCGCGCCCGCGCCGGTGACCGGCACTGGCTTGACGACTTTATCCATCACGCCGCCGCCGACCGTCGTGGCGCGCTGATTGGCCATCAGCGACAGGGCCAGGGTGGCGCCGAAGAAGATCGCGGCGGCGACGCCCGTCGATTTCGACATGAAGTTCGACGAACCCGTCGCACCGAACAGGCTGCCCGAGGCGCCCGAACCGAAGGCGGCGCCCATGTCGGCGCCCTTACCGTGCTGCAACAACACCAGCGCGATAATCGACAATGCCGAAATAACCTGTACTACCACTACCAGATTGAACATCATGTTCATTGCAATTCCATTCTTAGTTTAAATTAATTCAATCAGCGGCGTGAATAATTGCCAGGAAATCCGCCGCCTTCAATGCTGCCCCACCGATCAGACCGCCATCGATATCCGGCATCGCCATCAATTCTTTTGCGTTCTCCGGCTTCATGCTGCCGCCGTACAGGATCTGCACGCCGGCCGCTGCTACCGCATTCTTTGCCGCCAGCTGGCCGCGCAACACCTGATGCACGTCCTGCGCCATTTGCGGCGTGGCCGTCTTGCCCGTGCCGATGGCCCAGACCGGCTCATAGGCCAGCACCAGTTTCGCCACGTCGTCGGCGGAAATCGCCGCCAGCACGGCGCCCAGCTGCTGCGCCACGACCGTATCGGTCTGGCCCGCTTCGCGCTGCGCCAGGGTTTCGCCGATGCAGACGATAGGCGTGATGCCCGCCGCCAGCGCCGCAACCGTCTTGGCCGCCACCTGCGCATCGCTCTCGCCATGGTAGGCGCGGCGCTCGGAATGCCCGATCACCACATAGCCGCATCCGAAATCCTGCAGCATGGCGGTCGAGATTTCTCCC
Coding sequences within:
- a CDS encoding NADH-quinone oxidoreductase subunit A; the encoded protein is MNLENYFPVLLFIIIGLGVGIAPQLLGRLLGPNKPDAAKLSPYECGFEAFEDARMKFDVRYYLVAILFILFDLETAFFFPWGVAMRDLGWAGFVTMMVFIAEFVVGFWYIWKKGALDWE
- the tpiA gene encoding triose-phosphate isomerase; the encoded protein is MRRKLVVGNWKMNGSRTSNAVLLSEIVAGLAASGAASAVCVPAPYLAQCQAQLAGTALGWGAQDVSAHASGAYTGEISTAMLQDFGCGYVVIGHSERRAYHGESDAQVAAKTVAALAAGITPIVCIGETLAQREAGQTDTVVAQQLGAVLAAISADDVAKLVLAYEPVWAIGTGKTATPQMAQDVHQVLRGQLAAKNAVAAAGVQILYGGSMKPENAKELMAMPDIDGGLIGGAALKAADFLAIIHAAD
- the secG gene encoding preprotein translocase subunit SecG, translated to MNMMFNLVVVVQVISALSIIALVLLQHGKGADMGAAFGSGASGSLFGATGSSNFMSKSTGVAAAIFFGATLALSLMANQRATTVGGGVMDKVVKPVPVTGAGAIPTTVPAAAPAASAPAAAAPVASTPAGAIPK